A single region of the Nicotiana sylvestris chromosome 6, ASM39365v2, whole genome shotgun sequence genome encodes:
- the LOC138871386 gene encoding uncharacterized protein, which yields MDPFEALYGQRYRSPIGWFEPSKAKLYGTDMVKYVLKKVKLIQERLRIAQSRQKNYADHKARDVSFMVSEKVLLNVSPMKVHLVFHVSMLRKYHADLSHMLYFSTIQLYESLGYEEEPVAIVDRQDRQLRSKRISAAKVQWRGQPVEEATWESKEDMRSRYPCLFSTSGMNLNPFEDERSFKRWRM from the exons atggatccatttgaggctttatatggtcagcGATATCgatctcctatcgggtggtttgagcctagtAAGGCTAAGTTGTATGGTACAGATATGGTTAAATATGTCTTgaaaaaggtaaagttgattcaggaaagacttcgcatagctcagtctagacagaagaaTTATGCGGATCATAAGGCACgggatgtatcattcatggtcagcgagaaggttctcttgaatgtctcaccgatgaagg TTCATCTggtttttcacgtgtctatgcttcggaagtatcacgccGACCTGTCTCATATGTTATACTTTAGTACTATTCAACTATatgagagcttgggttatgaggaggagccagttgccattgttgatagacaggatcgccagttgagatccaagaggatttctgcagCAAAGGTCcaatggaggggccaaccagtcgaggaggcaacctgggagtccaaggaggacatgcgaagcagatatccatGCTTATTtagcacttcaggtatgaatctaaacccgttcgaggacgaacgttcatttaagaggtggagaatgtaa